A window of the Trichoderma asperellum chromosome 6, complete sequence genome harbors these coding sequences:
- a CDS encoding uncharacterized protein (EggNog:ENOG41~SECRETED:SignalP(1-16)) yields MLLSIIFATLITAITATYVSFDPGYDDGTRTLRDVSCSDGPNGLITKYHWETQGEIPRFPYIGGVQGTTWNSPLCGACYKLEYGGRSIHVLGIDAVYNGGLNIGLHALNNLTNGNAVAWGHVDATVTQVSGRKCGLEEYKMSSGDK; encoded by the exons ATGCTG CTCTCAATTATCTTCGCTACACTCATTACAGCTATCACTGCGACCTATG TGTCATTCGATCCAGGCTATGACGATGGTACACGCACGCTTCGAGATGTATCTTGCTCCGATGGCCCCAATGGACTCATAACCAAGTATCACTGGGAAACTCAGGGCGAAATCCCCCGCTTCCCATATATTGGTGGCGTTCAAGGCACTACCTGGAATTCCCCATTATGCGGCGCTTGCTACAAGCTAGAATATGGTGGCAGAAGTATACATGTCTTGGGCATAGATGCTGTCTATAACGGCGGTTTGAACATTGGCCTACACGCCTTGAATAATCTCACTAATGGCAATGCTGTCGCATGGGGACACGTGGATGCTACTGTTACGCAGGTCTCTGGAAGGAAGTGTGGCCTTGAAGAATACAAGATGTCATCCGGAGATAAGTAA
- a CDS encoding uncharacterized protein (EggNog:ENOG41~TransMembrane:16 (o12-34i46-68o74-93i202-220o226-251i304-320o326-348i403-426o438-456i803-826o846-869i890-911o931-960i981-1000o1020-1048i1060-1085o)), whose translation MLSIIWRGEQAPLFITSATLEVVAILLALPLSFLEHARSPRPSMLLSGYLILSLIFDIVRTRSFWLLATTRTESAFAAVFTAAVGVKAVAFLAESQTKTRWIQWDATAHSPEETTGFFGLVVFSWLWDIFAIGRKKVLTLDDLFPLDQHMASDTLRMKLQASKKASPGHSHKHGLAKALAKSILGSLLLPIPPRLALSTFKFCQPFLINSLLSYLLIPASERPVNYGYGLIAATLFVYGGIAISTSIYYYLRERAIWKARGALASSIYEQALRSRLSVVGDSSVLTLMSTDIERTRPGLTSMHEFWASFLETGVALWLLYRELGVAFVAPIVVVGVCVVCVAIASGLSGPRQNLWMEKIQERVGALSHVVANVKTLKVAGLAESAEALIQRLRETEVGIGGSWRMIIVAFVIIGFAPSMLGPLFTFAVTSRTLDTTRVFTSLSFLVLLTEPLSQIFQYVPFLMASFTCLTRIQTFLEEECCVDFREDASRAQLEDELNKSSSEDNGALIKVIDGNFGWEKEKPILSKLSFSIAANSLTIMIGPTACGKSTLLKALLGETPIHDGRVLIQPAARRIGYCDQTPFLTNASVRDNILGYSSFDEDRYNEVLEATMLLPDLALLPQGDLTKIGSNGVSLSGGQKQRVSMARALYADSKLFFFDDTLSGLDADTEEQVFQRVFAANGLIRRRNATTILCTHAVRHLPSADHIIALSQDGLIVEQGTFNDLAFLGGYVQSLEVQVSDKSSEIMPSDSSSTLSAMEKGEEPVAATARTPPPAMWSATDEHSRQTRDWSVYKHYAGSMKPITLLSFVLLGIALGFFFNFPQIWLNFWSADVVSAHRAHSQAYWTGIYSLFLILCLASIGAICAIVFISMTAQSGTTLHHQTLRTVIRAPLRFFTTVDAGIVTNLFSQDISLVDVELPQALLNATAELCISIGTAVVVATASPYIAISYPFVVALIWLIQKLYLPTSRQLRLLDLETKSPLYTQFTDTIAGVATLRAFGWTQESLDFNMGLLDNSQRPAYLLAMVQHCLTFILSAVVTVLATLVVVLVTQVKEITGAGLAGASMVSLMSLGDYVSHLILMYTLLEISIGAVSRLKSFRETVLPESSPEEDAMLPPLWPLYGSLDIKAVSASYSNESDSSLAVEDVDSNSDTTDLVLRNISISVAPGEKVAICGRSGSGKSTLLLLLLRLLDPLPACADGVTIDDVSLNRVSRSILRQRVIAVPQDSVFFPDGHSFKTNLDPYNMSTDSDCTEVLQSVGLWQAVEDNGGLNGHLSTSMLSHGQRQLFGFARAILRRRVRSRTARTEIAGSDEYLRSSFEKGGDIGGLLLLDEVGSSVDKDTDRTIQRLIRDEFARYTTIAISHRLDAIMDFDRVIVMDKGRIVESGRPQELVEREEGAFKSLWTAGGR comes from the exons ATGTTGAGTATCATCTGGCGTGGCGAGCAGGCTCCTCTGTTTATAACATCCGCCACACTAGAGGTGGTTGCCATCTTGTTGGCCCTACCCTTGTCTTTTCTTGAACATGCTCGTTCACCACGTCCGTCGATGCTGCTGAGCGGCTACTTGATTCTTTCACTAATCTTTGACATTGTGCGAACCCGTTCGTTCTGGCTATTGGCTACGACGCGCACCGAGAGCGCCTTTGCCGCGGTTTTCACAGCCGCTGTCGGCGTGAAAGCTGTTGCATTCCTGGCCGAGTCTCAAACGAAAACGAGATGGATTCAATGGGATGCCACTGCTCACAGTCCAGAAGAGACGACTGGATTCTTTGGACTGGTAGTATTCAGTTGGCTCTGGGACATATTCGCAATTGGTCGCAAGAAAGTGTTGACTTTGGATGATCTATTCCCTCTTGATCAGCATATGGCGAGTGATACTTTACGAATGAAGCTTCAAGCTTCAAAAAAGGCCTCTCCAGGCCATAGCCATAAGCATGGACTTGCCAAAGCTCTTGCCAAATCCATATTGGggtctctgctgcttccgATACCGCCGAGACTCGCCCTGTCAACCTTCAAATTCTGTCAGCCCTTCCTCATCAACTCACTGCTATCGTATCTGCTGATACCAGCATCTGAAAGACCGGTCAACTATGGTTATGGTTTGATAGCGGCGACGCTTTTTGTTTACGGAGGCATTGCTATTTCAACATCCATTTACTATTATCTACGAGAGAGGGCTATTTGGAAGGCTCGCGGAGCTCTAGCCAGTTCCATCTACGAGCAGGCTCTACGATCTAGACTCTCGGTAGTTGGTGACTCTTCTGTGCTTACACTAATGAGCACGGATATCGAACGTACCCGGCCGGGCCTCACGTCTATGCACGAATTCTGGGCAAGCTTCCTCGAAACTGGAGTTGCTCTATGGTTGTTATATAGGGAGCTTGGCGTTGCCTTTGTCGCAcccattgttgttgttggcgtTTGTGTTGTCTGTGTGGCCATCGCGAGTGGTTTGAGCGGCCCCAGGCAAAATCTTTGGATGGAAAAAATACAGGAAAGGGTTGGCGCTCTTTCTCATGTCGTTGCGAATGTGAAAACCTTAAAGGTTGCCGGCTTGGCGGAATCAGCTGAAGCACTTATCCAGCGTCTCCGTGAGACCGAGGTCGGCATTGGCGGCAGTTGGCGAATGATTATAGTCGCGTTTGTGATAATTGGCTTTGCTCCATCCATGCTAGGCCCGCTATTCACCTTTGCCGTAACATCACGAACTCTCGACACCACTCGAGTATTCACTTCGCtgtcttttcttgttcttctcacAGAGCCACTATCTCAGATCTTCCAATATGTACCTTTCTTGATGGCTTCTTTTACCTGCCTTACGCGCATTCAGACTTTTCTGGAGGAAGAATGCTGCGTAGACTTTCGTGAAGACGCTAGTCGGGCTCAACTTGAGGATGAGTTAAACAAGAGCTCAAGCGAAGACAACGGCGCGTTAATAAAAGTCATTGACGGCAATTTCGgctgggagaaggagaagcctATTCTATCAAAACTTTCTTTCAGCATTGCTGCCAATTCTCTAACCATCATGATTGGACCCACTGCTTGTGGCAAATCGACTCTTCTCAAAGCTCTGTTAGGAGAGACGCCCATCCATGATGGTCGTGTGCTGATACAGCCTGCAGCTCGTCGCATCGGCTACTGCGATCAAACTCCTTTTCTAACCAATGCCAGCGTCAGAGATAATATCCTCGGATATTCTTCGTTTGACGAAGATAGATACAACGAAGTCCTGGAAGCGACGATGCTGCTTCCAGAtcttgctctgcttccaCAGGGTGATCTTACCAAGATAGGGAGCAACGGTGTGAGCCTGAGTGGCGGCCAAAAGCAGAGGGTATCAATGGCCCGCGCATTATACGCAGACTCCAAGCTGTTCTTTTTTGACGATACACTTAGTGGACTAGATGCGGACACCGAAGAGCAGGTATTTCAACGAGTCTTCGCCGCCAACGGTCTCATTCGCCGTCGTAATGCCACAACAATCCTATGTACTCATGCAGTGCGTCATTTGCCGTCTGCAGATCACATTATCGCCCTGAGCCAGGATGGCCTGATTGTTGAACAGGGCACTTTTAATGATCTTGCTTTTCTTGGCGGCTACGTCCAAAGTCTGGAAGTCCAAGTTAGTGACAAATCATCTGAAATTATGCCTTCAGACTCTTCATCTACTCTATCCGCTATGGAGAAGGGCGAAGAGCCCGTTGCCGCTACAGCTCGCACACCACCACCGGCAATGTGGAGTGCAACAGATGAGCATAGTCGACAGACCAGAGATTGGTCCGTCTATAAACACTATGCAGGAAGCATGAAGCCAATTACTTTGCTATCGTTTGTATTACTCGGAATAGCCCTCGGCTTTTTCTTCAACTTTCCGCAGATCTGGCTGAACTTTTGGTCCGCCGATGTGGTGTCGGCTCACAGAGCTCACTCTCAGGCGTACTGGACTGGcatctattctttatttctcaTCTTATGCCTAGCCTCTATAGGCGCGATATGTGCTATTGTTTTCATCTCCATGACTGCGCAGTCCGGCACCACTTTACACCATCAGACGCTACGTACGGTTATTAGAGCTCCATTACGATTTTTCACAACTGTAGACGCTGGAATTGTTACAAATCTCTTCTCCCAGGATATTTCGCTTGTAGATGTAGAGCTGCCCCAGGCGCTCCTCAATGCCACAGCAGAGCTATGCATTTCCATTGGCACGGCCGTTGTTGTGGCCACGGCCTCGCCGTATATCGCTATCAGCTATCCATTCGTTGTTGCTCTCATATGGCTGATCCAAAAATTATATCTACCTACTTCTCGGCAGCTTCGATTGCTAGATCTTGAAACAAAAAGTCCACTGTA TACGCAATTTACAGACACCATCGCCGGAGTCGCAACGCTTCGTGCTTTTGGTTGGACCCAAGAAAGCCTCGATTTCAACATGGGCCTCTTAGACAATTCGCAACGCCCGGCATATCTCCTAGCCATGGTACAACACTGCCTGACCTTTATTCTTTCGGCAGTCGTCACGGTGTTGGCCACATTAGTCGTAGTTCTTGTCACTCAGGTCAAGGAGATCACAGGTGCTGGGCTAGCTGGAGCCTCAATGGTCAGCTTGATGTCTCTTGGAGATTATGTGTCACACCTGATACTCATGTATACTCTCTTGGAAATATCAATCGGAGCTGTAAGCCGGTTGAAGTCTTTTCGTGAGACAGTGTTACCAGAGAGTTCTCCAGAGGAGGATGCGATGCTGCCACCGCTATGGCCATTATATGGATCGCTAGATATCAAAGCTGTGTCGGCTTCTTACAG CAACGAATCGGACTCCTCGCTAGCAGTAGAGGACGTAGACTCGAACTCAGATACCACAGATCTTGTTCTAAGAAATATTAGTATAAGCGTCGCACCTGGTGAGAAGGTTGCTATTTGCGGTCGCAGTGGAAG CGGTAAATCCACTTTATTACTCCTtctgcttcgtcttctgGATCCCCTTCCAGCATGCGCAGACGGCGTTACAATCGACGATGTATCACTGAATCGAGTCAGTCGCTCAATTTTACGACAGCGTGTTATTGCCGTGCCCCAGGATTCCGTCTTCTTTCCAGACGGACACTCTTTCAAAACAAACCTCGATCCATACAATATGTCAACTGATAGTGATTGCACAGAAGTGCTTCAATCAGTAGGCCTCTGGCAGGCTGTAGAAGATAATGGTGGCTTAAATGGCCACTTATCCACTAGTATGCTCTCTCATGGCCAGAGACAGTTGTTTGGCTTCGCCCGTGCGATCCTACGACGACGTGTACGCAGTAGGACTGCTCGTACTGAAATCGCAGGATCAGACGAATATTTACGCAGCTCCTTTGAGAAGGGAGGCGACATCGGTGGCCTGCTACTCTTGGATGAGGTAGGGTCGTCTGTGGATAAGGATACCGATCGCACAATACAAAGACTTATCAGGGATGAATTTGCTCGATACACCACGATCGCAATATCTCATCGGCTTGATGCTATAATGGATTTTGATCGTGTTATTGTGATGGATAAGGGGCGTATTGTTGAGTCTGGCCGCCCTCAAGAGCTGGTAGAACGGGAAGAGGGCGCTTTTAAAAGCCTATGGACCGCCGGAGGTCGATAG
- a CDS encoding uncharacterized protein (TransMembrane:1 (o24-45i)), producing MCQVHDILASVLSLKSHSDNRQKFYIIAAVLRNFHVYMACWIYRFHRSLNFSFRNTELMISWDGSYLQPSIPPATVPSMAPQRQFPLWYTDLGFLVEGSRYGWEIL from the exons ATGTGCCAAGTTCATGATATATTGGCTTCTGTGCTGAG TTTGAAGAGTCATTCGGACAA CCGTCAAAAATTTTACATCATTGCTGCTGTACTCCGTAATTTTCATGTGTACATGGCATGCTGGATTTATAGATTTCACCGTTCACTGAATTT CAGCTTCCGCAATACCGAACTAATGATATCATGGGATGGTAGTTATTTACAGCCCTCTATACCGCCTGCCACCGTTCCCAGCATGGCGCCTCAACGGCAATTCCCGCTCTGGTACACGGATCTAGGATTCCTGGTGGAAGGAAGCAGATACGGATGGGAAATTCTCTAG
- a CDS encoding uncharacterized protein (antiSMASH:Cluster_6.2), which produces MPRKLSFPTSSSTLSLASSAAGTPVTPTFSSTPSGLSSTPISATPSPFPRADLPASLCDPSLPFPRLIVFDLDYTLWPFWVDTHVTPPLKINATHTGATDRTGEDFAFYGEVPEILAVLPYLNGPNKIKLGVASRTSAPSLARELLKGMHIPPTASFQDEEAGGSSRKSSALAKKKVSIDVFDGGLEIYPGSKIKHFEALQKRTGIRFEDMLFFDDESRNRETEQLGLTMKLVVDGVTWEEIGQGIELWRSRRGRV; this is translated from the coding sequence atgccTCGAAAATTGTCGTTTCcaacctcttcctccaccctctctctcgcctcctccgccgctgGCACTCCCGTAACTCCAACCTTCAGCTCTACGCCATCAGGTCTATCATCAACTCCCATATCGGCAACCCCCTCTCCCTTTCCGCGCGCCGATCTGCCTGCCTCACTGTGTGATCCTTCACTGCCGTTCCCACGACTCATCGTCTTTGACCTGGACTACACGCTCTGGCCGTTCTGGGTAGACACGCATGTCACCCCGCCGCTGAAGATCAACGCTACGCATACCGGCGCCACGGACCGCACAGGCGAGGATTTTGCGTTTTACGGCGAGGTGCCCGAGATATTAGCCGTGCTGCCATATCTCAATGGCCCGAACAAGATAAAACTGGGCGTGGCGTCGCGGACGAGCGCCCCGAGTTTGGCCCGCGAGCTGCTCAAGGGAATGCACATTCCGCCAACGGCATCCTTCCAGGACGAGGAAGCCGGCGGCAGTAGTAGAAAGTCGTCGGcgctggcgaagaagaaggtatcGATTGATGTGTTTGATGGAGGACTGGAGATATACCCCGGAAGTAAAATCAAGCATTTCGAGGCCTTGCAGAAGCGAACGGGCATTCGATTCGAAGATATGCTGTTTTTCGATGACGAGTCGAGAAATCGAGAGACGGAGCAGTTGGGCTTGACGATGAAGCTGGTTGTGGATGGAGTTACGTGGGAAGAGATTGGGCAGGGAATAGAGCTatggagaagcagaaggggGAGGGTTTAA
- a CDS encoding uncharacterized protein (EggNog:ENOG41) has product MSDTIGTLKVRLVEPKSLTEGRYACLSHCWGKTQILRTVSDNIKRLGDEIPWSCLSKTFQDAIEFSRIIGIEYIWIDSLCIIQDSADDWESEAAKMADYYANCHITLAATAAIDGGIGFFPELPEYDKPLEIQGVHHGQRYHLIAETGISHPYEVQPDSLLIPEFPLMTRGWVYQEQILSRRYVHFCAKEIVWDCRSQTLCQCESKYENTHWDLFRTNSSRSIMRNNVKTGRAARQRELWYDNVMNMMDLEFTYISDRLPAMAGIVSQFATLFNTRYLAGLWEATFIIDSCWSMDEFSRRPKELRNIPSWSWASVTGGIDITWCQRPLTDDTVNIFSKVVHIDCVSEGPLYLGRLGKGLVTLKGPALNAIIRVRTNDEPNPSPEKLFTLNFHSVGDISLGESTISGWSFSPDAPNDETNICDDGKLRIIKMMAGHLKRTGREWGVFLVVQKVEKQDNWERIGLLFGNSLRRNQGGKEVCFLKWFESAAQEQITQIE; this is encoded by the coding sequence ATGTCGGATACGATAGGAACTCTCAAAGTCCGTCTTGTCGAACCTAAGTCGCTCACAGAGGGTCGCTATGCGTGTCTTAGCCACTGTTGGGGGAAAACTCAAATCCTAAGAACTGTGTCTGACAACATCAAAAGACTTGGGGATGAGATCCCGTGGAGTTGCTTATCTAAGACATTCCAGGATGCCATCGAATTCAGCCGTATCATCGGCATTGAGTATATTTGGATTGACTCTTTGTGCATCATTCAAGATTCTGCGGATGACTGGGAAAGCGAGGCCGCAAAGATGGCCGATTATTATGCCAACTGTCACATTACCCTAGCAGCAACAGCTGCAATAGATGGAGGCATCGGATTCTTCCCGGAGCTGCCTGAATACGACAAACCATTAGAGATCCAGGGTGTGCATCATGGCCAACGCTATCACCTGATCGCCGAGACAGGAATCTCACATCCGTATGAAGTGCAGCCGGATTCATTACTCATCCCAGAATTTCCTTTGATGACTCGCGGTTGGGTATACCAAGAGCAAATATTGTCCCGCCGTTATGTCCATTTCTGCGCTAAAGAAATTGTCTGGGATTGTCGATCTCAGACCCTCTGTCAGTGTGAATCAAAATATGAGAACACACACTGGGACCTCTTCCGCACAAACTCTAGTAGGAGTATCATGCGCAACAATGTCAAGACTGGAAGGGCAGCTAGGCAACGGGAACTTTGGTACGACAACGTCATGAATATGATGGACCTTGAATTTACCTACATAAGCGACCGGTtgccagccatggctgggaTTGTCTCCCAGTTCGCTACCCTGTTTAACACGAGGTATCTCGCCGGGCTGTGGGAGGCCACTTTTATCATTGACAGCTGCTGGTCAATGGACGAGTTTAGTCGTCGACCAAAAGAGCTGAGAAATATTCCGTCATGGTCGTGGGCATCCGTTACCGGAGGAATCGACATCACTTGGTGCCAGCGACCCTTGACAGACGATACCGTCAACATCTTCTCTAAAGTTGTACATATAGACTGTGTATCTGAGGGTCCTTTGTATCTTGGGCGTCTTGGCAAGGGTCTAGTCACGCTGAAGGGACCGGCTCTGAATGCAATTATCAGAGTTCGTACTAATGACGAACCCAACCCGTCTCCCGAGAAACTCTTCACTCTGAATTTTCACAGCGTCGGAGACATTAGTCTCGGGGAATCAACAATCTCCGGTTGGTCTTTCAGTCCGGATGCACCAAACGATGAGACCAATATTTGCGATGATGGGAAGCTGAGGATCATAAAAATGATGGCGGGGCATCTAAAGAGAACAGGAAGAGAGTGGGGGGTATTTCTTGTAGTGCAAAAGGTGGAAAAGCAGGATAATTGGGAGAGAATTGGACTATTATTTGGTAACAGTCTAAGACGAAACCAAGGAGGCAAGGAAGTTTGCTTTTTGAAATGGTTCGAAAGCGCCGCGCAAGAGCAAATAACACAGATTGAGTAA